TCTGCGGCAGATGGCCCATCCGCGCTTGGTTgtcggcgcgcgccggcgccagaaACGCATCCCGCGCTGTCTGCGCCGGGCGTTGCGTGAGACTAAACTGCGAGCCGGCCTTTTGACGCTGGGCCACCTTGGCAGCACTGCAATTCTCGGGTCAGCGTCTCTCCTTTGTGAACGGGACAGATCAGCAAAAACGTACTGATAGTCAAACTCGCGCGTCTCAATGTGCCTCTTCTTGTAGTCGTCCGTCCGCTTCAGGATCGGCCGGCTCCACTCGCCCAGCAAGCGCTCTGCCATGCGCTTGATACTGGGCTCCGGCTTCTTGCTCCGTGTGTAGAAAAGCACCAccttgccgatgccgctgcTCATGAGCGCCTCCTTCTCGATACTAAGCTTGGTGAGCGCCGAGAAAATGTCGCGCTGGATGTTGTATGCCGGCAGGGAGCCGTCGTTGAGCGGCTCCAGGAAGAACTTGACATGCTGCAAGAAGTTGGTGTCGGGATCCAACACTGCGTGCTGAACGTTGTTGCGGTTCAGGAGCCCGACGACTtcgggcagcagcttcagCTTGTGCAGCGCGGGTTGGCCTGCCCCGCGAGccgcgttgtcgtcgacgcagGCCCTGTCCATCCGCGTCTTCAGCTCCGCCAGTGTTTCGTCGATTTCATCCTCGAGGTCCTGCTCGCCGGTAAGTCACTGCTGCTTGTCTTCTCCACAAGCAAACGTACAATCTCGTCCTTGCGCTTCCTCTTGGAGGCTGCCGGCTTCTTGATGGCGGCATCCAGGGCTCGCTCAATAGCAAGCGCCCTCCTCTGCTCCGGGCTGAGGTCCTCCTCGTTGGGACCCTCGTCAGGGCTCTTATCCTTCTTCGGACGTCGCCTCTCACCTTCTCCGGTTCGTCTCGATCGCCGCTGCGGTACTTCTCCGTCCGCCTCTGCTTCATTGTCCATGGGGATATCGTCGTCCCGGTCTCGTCTCTTTTCCCGTCGCCCTTCTCGGGGTTTCCTCACCGTCTCGCCCTCCGCTCTCTTCCGCTTGCTCGCCTTCAGGGTGCGcgccgcatcctcgtcgatgtCCACCGGTCGGTCTTCGATGTTGGCGGTCTCAGGGTCGTAGTCTTCAAACTggtcctcgtccacctcggaCAGGAGATCCGAGTCGCGGTCCGAGTCTGCAGCGGCAACCTCGTCCTCAAATTCCTTCTCCCTACCGTCATCGACAGGCTCGTTTGCTGGCGAGCCAGCAGGCGATTCGGCCtcggacatggcggcggctgaaTTTCTTTCCCGCAACGTTTGCCAAGGTTCAAGGTGGACGACTGAGCAACGCGGAGATCCCGCGAGGGTATATTTTTTACGTTCGGCAACCGATACTGGAGGAGATTGGTCGAGATGCTGCGAGTGTTGAGCGATACCCCAAAAGGTCGTTGCGTTGATGGGAGTTGGCAGTTCTCCAGGTTTGATGTAGAAGCGATTTGGCAGAGCGCACGAAGCATGCAGCGGAACAGGCATGGTCGAGTTTGCTGACATAAGCCGTCTTGCCTGTGAGGTGCCTGAGGCCCCACGGCGCGACGGATTTGTTTACTTGGGACGTTTGGTTGCCACTGGCCATTCATCATTTCAGTGGCTCCTCCCGCGGCGCCTACTTTACTCATTGAAACAATGTGCCAACTCTCGCTTCATCCTCACGCTCCCTAGCCGACGCTCCCTCGCCACAGACCttcgccgcgtcgcctcgcAACCGCTTCAGCATCAATccctcgcagcagcagcagcattcAAGGCTAGTCAACACATCGAGTgttcgccgccatggagtCCAGGACCTTTGAAGGTCCCATGGACTGGGAATATCAAGATCGTGGCCCGTTCGACCCCACCAGTCCCTttgcgcaggcggcgcacaATGCCTCACGAAATACAAGTATGCATGCCATTTCATGAAATTCGCAGGCCGGACTGCTCGTGCCCTGCTGGTGACGACCAACTAACGCCTCAGTCGCAGTGTTTGGCTCCCCATTCAAGTCGTCCCGACCGAACAATCCGTTTGCAAATCTATCGACGCCCTCCAAAGCCCAGTCGCaacaggcgccgccgccgcctcagaCCTCGAGCTTCACGCCCCAAGTTTCCTCCAAGAATATTGCACCGCCCTTTCGAAACCCGGCTTTCACAACTCCCAGGAGGCCGATCGACGAAATGGTGTTCTCGGAAGCGTCCGGCGCCGAAGACAGCCCGGCGCTGACAGAGGCGTCCGACTACCCCAACGACACGCCCGAGGTCGACCATCGTACCGACGTGGTCATGGGCGGTACGGTCGCGCCACTCAAAGTCGACAAAGCCATCCGGTACGGCCGGGCTGGGACGTCGCTGAAGAAGCATGCCGCCGGTAAGGGGGAGATCCGGCCACAGCGAGAGCGCTCGGTTGGCCTGaggaagcgcaagcgccACAACTACGATCGCGATGTCGGCAGCACAGGCCGCAACCTCGGGCAGGACAGCGACGCGTgggactcggactcggacaCGAGCGTGGCGGCACGAGGCTCCAAAAAGTCTCAGCTGCGGGACCGGGACCGAGAGCAGCAGAGGGGCACGGTCGAATCGCTTTTCTATGCCCTCAACAAGTATCCCAACACACCGGAGCACATGCAGCGATGGATGCAGTTCGGGGCGAACCTATTTCTTATCTCGACGCTGGTGTATGTCGGCTGGTCCGTCTTTAGCACGGTGCGGAACGACATCCAGAGGGCCAACGCCTCTGCGAGGCTCGAGTTTGAAAGGGGCGTTGCGGAGTGTCGGACACAGTACCAGATCAACGAGTGCATCAAGGGCGACCGGCCGGGCCTGTTGGCTCTCTGCGCCGAGTGGCACGAGTGCATGTACCAGGATCCAGAGTCCATCATCAGGGTCAAGGTGACGGTCAAGCAGGTGGCGGAGATTATCAACGAGTTCACGGACGCCATGAATCTCAAGGCCTGGGTGAGTACACGAGAGACGGCTCTTAATggggctgctgttgctgacGGGTTCCAGGGCATTGTGCTGGGATTCCTCCTGATATGTACGACAGTCAACGTCGGTGCGCTAGGCCGGTCAAGCAACAGGGCGCACGCGGAGCCGCGGCCTCCACCGCAAGGCCACGAGGCGGCTCTCGAcgggtcgaggtcgccggGCATCACACCCGGATACATGCTGGTGCCGGTGCAGACACCCAAGATGCGGAGACGGGCGATGCTGGACGAAGGCACCGACACGGACAACTCGCCTCTGAACCTGAAGCCGGCGTTGACATACCAGACGCCATCGGCACGGCGGAGCCCGAGCAAGGGGGAGCGCGGAGAGCGGCAGCTGAGCCCCGTCAAGTACGGGCGGACGCCAAGCAGGTCCGCATATTAAGCGGAGGAGGCACTGgtcagcagcggcagctgtgTCAGACTGCCCATTCCCTACGTATACAAGAAGCTTGATTGCACGATGCATGGTGGAGCGGGagagggacggacggcgcaCACACTGGGCACTAGGAATTTGCACGAGGCCGCACGGGGTACTCGATAGGGCAGCACGGACGACGGGCGCAATCTttgcggccgacgatgcgccaAGCTGGAATAAAAGTGTCGCTTCTGGCTGCAATATCCAGCGTGGGCGTGCCGCGCCAAGACTGGATGTCGTTATCTTCACAGGCGAAGAAGCATTGCACCGTTGCGTGAGGTCATCGTGAAGTGGGGTTTGCCACGTAGGGGCTACCGGCCGTGGAGGGTGTCGGTCGCCATTGAGATGCGTACTACCTACATGTACGTCCACGGAAATGCAGGTGGCGCCGGTGCGGATACTTAGGTGGTCTGGGCAGTTGATCCATTGGCATCGGGCGTGTTCCACGGCGCACGGaaggggggatgggggagTCAAGTCTGGATGGCACTctgccgttggcgatggaGTCTTGGTTCGATCGCGATCTGAGACCGGAGCAGAAGCGATCTAgaggtgcagcagcaccagcacgagcagaagcagcagcgcttGCGCAGCGCGCTGCATCAAATTTGTACCTCCACTGCGGTACCAGTTAAGTACTAACTGCTTTTATTAGTACGTACTAAGTGGAGGCACCCACTGCCACGGGCAACAACAGGCATGCCATGGGCACAGAGCCtgggcgtggccgtggcAGTGGAGGCTCTGGCTGGGGAGGCAAGGAGTTTTCTCTCCGGCCGGGTCCCAAGGTAGACTGCCTGTAGAAAGTAAAAGTTACTGGGCGCCGTGAGGTACTTACTCACGCCGTAATGTCCTAAGTTAAGGTACCTAGTAACGAACGGATAGGTACCTACAGGTATGTGCAATGTACCAGAGTGCCCTGGCTGGGGATGGCCAAACCGGGAGTGCGCTGAGACGCGGGCAAGTGTGCTGCAGCTCTCTGTGTTTCCGTCTTGCGACCTGTTCGCGACTCGGGACGGCCTAAAACTAAAccgaaggagggggggcagcaTGGGGGCGCACTAAGCCGCCTAAGCCGCCCTCTGATAACTGGGGGCTGACCTTGGTACATGCTGTGTGACAGAGGAAACTTcggtggtggccgcccgGGACCAGACAAAGGACAAGCATTGGCAGCTGTTGAACGGCCCAGGCTTGTGTAAATGTTCCCTTGGCACGAATGGGATGCGGCAGGTAGGGTAGGGTAGGGTAGGGTCCAGCTGCATCAAAATCAATCCAAAGATCCATGAATGGCCGCTCCGGCTCGGTGGGGCCGCCGGAGCTCCGGgggccgagctggagcatCACAGGCGagcctcggcgctgctgcggagcGTGCACACCTTTACCTATTAGATGCTTGCGCACGACAACGGTCCATACCTAAGCGGAGGTATCAAGGAACACTCAAGTAACAGTCATACCTACAACATACTACCTAAGGTTTTCCGTACAGTAGATGCATACCTAGGTGGaggcggacgggacggggtGGACTTCCACCACGAAGTAGTTACATACCTACACGCTTCCAGGTCGTGACCAACCCGACCACCTCTGATTGCCTGTGTGGGAGCATCCCAGCGAACGCCGCCATAGTGGGAAGAGTCGATGGGTGCGAGATCCATACATAAATACGCACCTTCTGCGAAGTACGTGGCCAAGTGGTCGAAGGACCTCCAACGTTAAGACGGGCGGCAGATGTCTAATGAGATTGGATACGTCCCGTCTATAAGTACCCctcggacggacggactgACAGCTTGGGAGTCCGGGTCCCAGCCCTGGTGTTCCCCAGAACACGAGCCGTGGGCTAGAGCGCTGGTATATTGGATTCGGGAGCCAGCTAACtacccaaggtaccttacctacccTTGCCGAACCAGGTACTGCAGTAAATTACAAGTAGAAAGATGTGCTCTGGAATTGCAAGCACGCGCGGCAACGGGGCAAACGACATGGTCGTCTCCGagtcggcgggcgccgcctgtGCCCTCGCTGCGGATTCTCATTACCATCTAAGGAGCCATAGGTCGTACGGAAGGACCAGACACCATGGGAGAAGTTCGTACACTCATCCCACGCGGGCCGCTTTCGGCGTGTTTTTACGGGAGCTCCATCCCCTCCACCATGTAATGGAGATGGGGAAAAGAGAAAAGAGAAGAGGGGAGAAAAAAGTAAGCAAAGGGTGACATGACTCGAGGTCTAGGCTTGGCTGCTCCAACACCTGAAAAAGTGTGCAACTTTTGTGTGTAACCTACAACATATATACCGGTAGGAACGTATCGACACGGTGTATGAAGGTGAGTTGTGCTACAGAGCCCTGTCACCCCAGGTGTAAGTACCTTACCTTCCATAGGTGCCCATCACTCACAGGTTTCCACGGTCCGCCCActggggcgccgagggcggcgtgaggCGGGACAGCCCACGGAGACCGCGGTACGTCACAGCGGGAGCCGACGTCACCAGGTAAGGGTCGCtggaggtacgtacctggAGGTTGGTACGTGGTACTCAATCAGCGCTGGGCCCACCCGGGCCTCCTCTCTGGCACCACATGTTTTGATGGAAGCGCTCGACTGCCCCCACTGCCCGTCCGGCTCTGggctgccgcgccgtgcctgcATCCATGCCTGCCTCCAtgcctgcgcccgccgccccgtcgcgcGCTGTGAGGTCATGGCGTGCCCTAGCGCCAGCTTCGTACCTGGGTATCGTGGAATATTCCGGGCGGCCCAGGCTGGTGTTGGACGACGGGAGCGAGCAaagagggcgaggggggggggagggacgggaagagaggggagaggagaagagggacagtcggacagacagacataGGGGCCTCCTTCCAATGGCTGGACGAGGTCTTGGAACCTTCACCCGGTAAGTACAGTAgccgacgcgcccgtcgtccaATCTCAGCCTCACCACGAGTTGCACAGGACCTTCAAGTGCGTCTTCCGTACCCTTCAGCTTCTTCCATGGCGGGCCGCCACAATTCACTTTTTGATTCATCCCCGTTGCTCGCTACTACTACCTTTGAAAttgcccatccatcccatccctGCACTCGACGTATATTGCCCGCCTTGGCTCGCTGCCGACCCCACTCGGGTCTGGCAcacgcgcgcctcgcccgtcatTCTCCAACGACCCAGCTAGCGGCGCGCCCCTCCTGTCcttgccagcgccagccaacCGAAccgtcgccagccagccagcctacCATCTCAGTACCTTAGTACGGATACCTGTAGTAGGTTTGCCTCCACTGCCGGCCCTgccggccctgcctgcccgcctgctggTCGattccctccccccgcccgcccccaacgggcatccatccgtccgtccaacCCCCatgtcatccatccatgcatccatgccatgccatgccatatGCAAttgatccatccatcaatcCCCCATCCACCCACGTACTGCTTGCATCCTACTGCTCCCCTTTGGACCTGTATGTGCGTGCGTCAAGCTTGCATAGCTTCCCGTCACCACCCACagcttcggcgccgcccttgaccGAGCTGCACCTGCCTGCACCCGCCTGCGCTTCACCTACTTACCACGTCGCCTGGCTGCAACCGCCCGGCCTCCTCACAACGaccaacgacggcaacaaGCTGCCGAGCTGTCGGGGCTCTTGCCCTGCTCAGTGCTTCCCGATCCGGTCCGGTCAggtcctgtcctgtcctgtcctgtcctgtcctcGACGGCACGCGATGCGGAGAAGCTCTCACGGCCCTTGATCCCTCACCCATCTCCGTCCCACGCGCTCCCTGACACGCCCGTCAGCAAACCCTCCCACGCGCCCTCTTGCCGGGTGGTCAACAAGAGCGGCGGCACTTCCGTACCGAGCTTCgattgtcgtcgccgccgccgcctcctcctcctccccatgcTCTTTcgctccgctgccgccggcacccTGACCAACGaccgccgacgtcgccgccgccgccgccgccgcatcgctgAACCCTGGCGATAGCTTTCCGAGTCGCAACGTCGCTCCCTACCTCCTCACTATGTCGCTCACGTCGCGTCGATACAAGACCAACACTTCACGACTCTGGATCGGCCAGTGAGTCGAGTTGCGCGCTGGCGCGTCGTTTTCACTTGCTACCCACCTACCCGCGAGCCCTCGCTCTCTCGCCATGGACAGTcgcgagagcagcagccagacgcCGTCTGGTCCCAGCCAGCCGAGCACGGGCAACACACCCCAAACCACAGCCTCAACTTCACAgagtgccgccgccggcaagacACCCGGCTCCACGTCGAGCGCCCAAAACTCGAAGCGCAggcgcggcctcggcgtcgtcacccCCAATGCCTGTACCGAGTGTCGCAAGAAGCGCGCCAAGGTGAGTCCCGCGTCTTCCCGCGCGCTCTTTGccttcgtcttcttggcgcggcgcgcgcgcacgcctACCTCAAGCTCTCGCTAACCTAGGTCGACTCCCGCCTCGCAGTGCGACGGGCAGAAGCCCTGCGGCCGCTGCAAGGTGCAAAAGGACGTCGAGTGCGTCTACGAGATACCCGTGCGCCAGTCCAAGGAGAACCTCCGCAACGAAATCGAGTCGCtgcgccaccgccagcgctcTAGCGACAGCGTCTTCTCCGCCCTCATGCGCTCAGACCTGGTGGAGGATGTCTTGAAGAGactgcgcggcgggcagtCCGTAGACCAGATATCAGACTGGCTCGGTGGCATCAtgccctcgggcggcggcacgttGCCCGTCTTGAACCGCCTGGGTAACCACGACATGATCGGTGCCGGCCCCAGCTCCGCGCCGCACTTTGCCGGGTCTTCGATGCCCGGGCCGACGCTCCCTCCTCTGCGTATCGGCATGGACCCTCAGAGCCCCATCGGGGTGCAGCTGCCCAGCGCGAGGAAcgagtcggcgggcggctcctGGCCCTTGTCTCCgcatggcatgggcggctcctcgaggagcggCTCCCACCCGGACGCCATGAGCTGGGCGCCCGacgcccgacgcccgccccagTCCCGGGTCGGCTCCTTGGCCGAGAGCATGGACACGGACCACGACTCAGACTCGATGCCCCGGTCCCACGGGCTCGAGCAGATCCTTTcgcccctcgccggcgacgcggaccgCTCCGGCGACACCAAGCGCTCCGCCGAGACGTGGACCTCCATCACAGACGACATCAacctcgtccaccacctGCTGGCGCTCTATTTTTGCTGGGAGTA
This sequence is a window from Purpureocillium takamizusanense chromosome 8, complete sequence. Protein-coding genes within it:
- the IWS1 gene encoding Transcription factor iws1 (COG:K~BUSCO:EOG0926390Q~EggNog:ENOG503P0IY); translation: MSEAESPAGSPANEPVDDGREKEFEDEVAAADSDRDSDLLSEVDEDQFEDYDPETANIEDRPVDIDEDAARTLKASKRKRAEGETVRKPREGRREKRRDRDDDIPMDNEAEADGEVPQRRSRRTGEGERRRPKKDKSPDEGPNEEDLSPEQRRALAIERALDAAIKKPAASKRKRKDEIDLEDEIDETLAELKTRMDRACVDDNAARGAGQPALHKLKLLPEVVGLLNRNNVQHAVLDPDTNFLQHVKFFLEPLNDGSLPAYNIQRDIFSALTKLSIEKEALMSSGIGKVVLFYTRSKKPEPSIKRMAERLLGEWSRPILKRTDDYKKRHIETREFDYHAAKVAQRQKAGSQFSLTQRPAQTARDAFLAPARADNQARMGHLPQSYTIAPKSTFDGTRGQDHRPLGASGMEAFRRMTQKKKRA
- a CDS encoding uncharacterized protein (COG:S~TransMembrane:2 (i259-277o362-381i)~EggNog:ENOG503P1MY) — protein: MESRTFEGPMDWEYQDRGPFDPTSPFAQAAHNASRNTMFGSPFKSSRPNNPFANLSTPSKAQSQQAPPPPQTSSFTPQVSSKNIAPPFRNPAFTTPRRPIDEMVFSEASGAEDSPALTEASDYPNDTPEVDHRTDVVMGGTVAPLKVDKAIRYGRAGTSLKKHAAGKGEIRPQRERSVGLRKRKRHNYDRDVGSTGRNLGQDSDAWDSDSDTSVAARGSKKSQLRDRDREQQRGTVESLFYALNKYPNTPEHMQRWMQFGANLFLISTLVYVGWSVFSTVRNDIQRANASARLEFERGVAECRTQYQINECIKGDRPGLLALCAEWHECMYQDPESIIRVKVTVKQVAEIINEFTDAMNLKAWGIVLGFLLICTTVNVGALGRSSNRAHAEPRPPPQGHEAALDGSRSPGITPGYMLVPVQTPKMRRRAMLDEGTDTDNSPLNLKPALTYQTPSARRSPSKGERGERQLSPVKYGRTPSRSAY
- a CDS encoding uncharacterized protein (COG:B~EggNog:ENOG503P1H6); the encoded protein is MDSRESSSQTPSGPSQPSTGNTPQTTASTSQSAAAGKTPGSTSSAQNSKRRRGLGVVTPNACTECRKKRAKCDGQKPCGRCKVQKDVECVYEIPVRQSKENLRNEIESLRHRQRSSDSVFSALMRSDLVEDVLKRLRGGQSVDQISDWLGGIMPSGGGTLPVLNRLGNHDMIGAGPSSAPHFAGSSMPGPTLPPLRIGMDPQSPIGVQLPSARNESAGGSWPLSPHGMGGSSRSGSHPDAMSWAPDARRPPQSRVGSLAESMDTDHDSDSMPRSHGLEQILSPLAGDADRSGDTKRSAETWTSITDDINLVHHLLALYFCWEYPTFASLSKEHFLHDFREARHRYCSPILVNALLALGCRFSRQPMTLANPNDPYSSGDHFFKESQRLFYQETDHHSLTTIQALGIMSIREASCGRDSESWFYAGQSIRLAIEMGLHRIHDQGDEDELAVQSATFWGAFALDHAWSLATGSLPQCSSFPHLPPKPAIITGIEASKWVPYTDDGKSHTTQGRLGRDGSLTPFPGAPLQRSYEQPSNVRSVYKCFCELSELVHESLYILHSPGKPLTARDLLSIYTQYLNWYGRIPKVLRLGANFTPAVLFAQ